The following coding sequences are from one uncultured Desulfobacter sp. window:
- a CDS encoding lipid II flippase MurJ, translated as MALLNKAFFLVGLKSLNSGAGFLISFFVVIVLGANEATDALFVAMFFPIEMIRMVARRLPLILVPVFSESHQNLDPDPEPHFLGWWLPLLAVGTMALIAGAPVFTKLMAPGLSVAGHGTAVNILRILAPSFLLFGIFGHGMSVFYYHKMILFPEIALFGWRVTALLSLFPAAYLFGVYGYAVGLIVAGCIQFLVLYLKGRARGWALLSMKKPDFQWPYLKLILTGSALVVVALVLNRTTVLIDRWFASLLGAGSISILFFSERLARSVPMLLSTSIFTVYLPKLSSITKQADKMDVLRLEMFSFFMILGLPIAILFFWSAGDLVHILATHGRFTDAQAVSAAAAIQHFCLGIPAVICSAGLRNVFIVERNIKEVFVFGILTVSLTLAFDFVLFDLGLKGLALASTITAWIVFFVLWIRLKMCCPPGKYLINILVSSSLMLLFLFGLPWKSWAILPVIRLCVGGMGGLFLYGITIMPATGQIRTHISN; from the coding sequence ATGGCACTTCTAAATAAAGCGTTCTTTCTGGTTGGATTAAAGTCGCTTAATTCAGGGGCGGGGTTTCTGATCAGCTTTTTTGTGGTGATCGTTCTCGGCGCCAATGAAGCAACGGATGCCCTGTTTGTGGCCATGTTTTTTCCCATAGAGATGATTCGGATGGTTGCCCGGCGCCTGCCGCTCATTCTTGTACCCGTCTTTTCGGAAAGCCATCAGAATTTGGATCCTGATCCTGAACCTCATTTTTTAGGCTGGTGGCTTCCTCTATTGGCGGTCGGTACCATGGCTTTGATCGCCGGTGCACCGGTTTTCACCAAACTGATGGCACCCGGATTGAGCGTTGCCGGACATGGGACGGCTGTCAATATATTAAGAATCCTTGCACCGTCTTTTCTGCTCTTTGGCATATTCGGCCACGGCATGTCCGTTTTTTATTACCACAAAATGATTCTGTTCCCCGAGATTGCTTTGTTTGGCTGGCGGGTAACGGCATTGTTGTCTTTATTCCCGGCAGCTTATCTCTTTGGTGTTTACGGGTATGCCGTGGGGTTGATCGTGGCCGGGTGCATTCAGTTTCTGGTGTTATATCTTAAGGGGCGTGCCAGGGGGTGGGCATTGTTATCAATGAAAAAACCTGATTTCCAATGGCCGTATTTAAAACTGATTTTGACCGGTTCCGCGCTGGTGGTGGTTGCTTTGGTCTTGAACAGGACCACTGTGCTGATCGACCGCTGGTTTGCCTCATTGCTGGGTGCAGGGAGTATCTCAATACTCTTTTTTTCGGAGCGGCTTGCACGGTCGGTCCCCATGTTGCTGTCAACAAGCATTTTCACCGTTTATCTGCCCAAATTGTCTTCGATTACCAAACAGGCGGATAAGATGGATGTCCTCCGCCTGGAGATGTTCAGTTTTTTTATGATCCTGGGACTGCCGATCGCCATTCTGTTTTTCTGGTCTGCCGGGGATCTGGTGCATATTCTGGCAACACACGGCCGCTTTACGGACGCCCAGGCTGTGTCGGCGGCCGCAGCCATTCAGCATTTTTGTCTGGGGATCCCTGCCGTCATATGCAGTGCCGGACTGCGCAATGTGTTCATCGTGGAACGCAATATAAAAGAGGTGTTTGTGTTTGGCATCTTGACCGTCTCTTTGACATTGGCTTTTGATTTCGTTTTATTTGATCTGGGCCTTAAAGGACTGGCCCTTGCCTCTACCATAACGGCATGGATAGTATTTTTTGTATTATGGATACGGTTAAAAATGTGTTGCCCGCCCGGGAAGTATCTTATCAATATTCTGGTTTCGTCATCTTTAATGCTCTTGTTTTTATTTGGCCTGCCATGGAAAAGCTGGGCGATTTTACCCGTTATCAGATTGTGTGTCGGTGGCATGGGCGGGTTGTTTTTATATGGCATCACCATCATGCCGGCTACCGGTCAAATCAGAACACATATTTCAAATTGA
- a CDS encoding glycosyltransferase family 2 protein: MYIAAVIVFFTAAGLIFIQIAYPFIAALISMCVRKKRDPVAPPANRRLGMTLIIPVYKNDVHLLPEKLANCSLLNYPAEKLEILVSGDGELPELPGIINNASCHFPLRFHQTGTWVGKNLALNQAVKQSTGTIIVVSDVDAALDPDVISMINRSMMDPNVGGCAGTVEINRSDDLDGGIGAVQKKYWLFEKRVKRAEMDLLGSVTSCSGQLYAVRKTLRQDVPADVCDDIFTLLAVVKQGYIFGGLPETAAYISKPSKTVSGEVTRRSRIVTRGLNALWKNRQLFVQKDTFRYGVALFCHKVVRRLIPLLLISLFITNFILAFSGVYWAGLLFCQVLFYGAAILAYYRILNVKGLAAFSYFIAFNIGTGLGVFHFLTGKGKSKW; encoded by the coding sequence ATGTATATTGCAGCAGTTATTGTTTTTTTTACGGCGGCGGGCCTGATCTTTATTCAAATTGCATACCCGTTCATCGCGGCGTTGATCTCCATGTGTGTCAGGAAAAAGAGAGACCCTGTGGCGCCCCCTGCAAACCGGAGGCTTGGGATGACCTTAATTATTCCGGTGTATAAAAACGATGTTCACCTGCTGCCGGAAAAGCTTGCAAACTGTTCATTGCTGAACTATCCGGCTGAAAAACTTGAGATCCTCGTGTCGGGAGACGGAGAGCTCCCGGAACTGCCGGGAATAATAAATAATGCATCCTGCCATTTCCCTTTAAGGTTCCATCAAACCGGAACCTGGGTGGGAAAGAACCTTGCGCTTAACCAGGCGGTGAAACAATCTACCGGCACGATTATTGTGGTTTCCGATGTGGATGCCGCATTGGACCCCGATGTCATATCAATGATTAATCGATCAATGATGGACCCCAACGTCGGGGGATGCGCCGGGACAGTGGAAATTAACAGATCCGATGATTTGGACGGTGGTATCGGGGCTGTCCAGAAAAAATATTGGCTGTTTGAAAAAAGAGTCAAGCGGGCTGAAATGGATCTTCTGGGGAGTGTGACCTCATGCTCCGGTCAATTGTATGCCGTTAGAAAGACGCTTCGCCAGGATGTGCCAGCGGATGTCTGTGATGATATCTTTACCCTGCTGGCTGTTGTAAAACAGGGCTACATCTTTGGGGGCCTGCCTGAAACGGCTGCCTATATATCCAAACCGTCAAAAACAGTTTCAGGTGAAGTGACCCGCCGCTCACGGATCGTCACCCGGGGATTGAACGCCCTTTGGAAAAACCGGCAGTTGTTCGTCCAGAAAGACACCTTCCGGTATGGTGTCGCCCTATTTTGCCATAAGGTGGTCCGCAGGTTGATCCCGCTTCTGCTAATCTCCCTTTTCATAACAAATTTTATTCTGGCGTTTTCCGGTGTTTACTGGGCAGGGCTTTTGTTCTGCCAGGTCCTTTTTTACGGAGCGGCAATCCTGGCATATTATCGTATCTTGAACGTTAAAGGCCTGGCGGCGTTCTCATATTTTATTGCGTTTAACATTGGCACCGGTCTGGGCGTTTTTCATTTTTTAACAGGAAAAGGAAAATCCAAATGGTAG
- a CDS encoding sulfotransferase, which yields MKQDTIDRPIFVIGMDRSGTSVISEIISLHDDLGWISNYNHRFRQLPQLSLLNRITQLPHVGWYLRGKKRQDKMVSSRLRKYLPYCDEGDYTLWTQLCGHDFTWDFSGGGTPSARTCQRVRHYIHTILQYQGRTRLIVKLTGPPRINFLSTIFPDAVFVHVMRDPRAVVASLLNVPYWKEKGGWERPFWTGLPPEDLRRWTHSGHLPCVLAAVQWARVLEQTWQESEPLLPGQFIEIKYEDFAAAAFDTITAMLDKCGLGYCRTVKRYIDRIGNVRNMNTKYRQTLTPAELEAVEQAVNETAERAGYLF from the coding sequence ATGAAACAGGACACGATTGACCGGCCGATTTTTGTCATTGGTATGGACCGGAGCGGGACGTCGGTGATCTCGGAGATCATCTCCCTTCATGACGATCTGGGCTGGATTTCAAATTATAACCATCGGTTCCGGCAGTTGCCCCAGTTGTCTTTGTTAAACCGTATCACACAGCTCCCCCATGTCGGCTGGTATCTGAGGGGCAAGAAACGCCAGGATAAAATGGTCTCATCCCGGTTGAGAAAATATTTGCCCTATTGCGACGAAGGGGATTATACCCTGTGGACACAATTATGCGGCCATGATTTTACATGGGATTTTTCGGGTGGCGGCACCCCGTCTGCGCGAACCTGTCAGCGGGTCCGCCATTACATCCATACCATACTCCAATACCAGGGCCGCACAAGGCTGATCGTTAAACTGACAGGTCCGCCCCGTATCAATTTTTTATCCACGATTTTTCCGGATGCCGTTTTTGTTCATGTGATGCGTGACCCCAGGGCGGTTGTGGCTTCTCTTTTGAACGTGCCCTACTGGAAAGAAAAAGGGGGATGGGAACGGCCGTTCTGGACCGGACTGCCCCCGGAAGATTTACGCAGGTGGACGCATTCGGGGCACTTACCCTGCGTCCTGGCCGCGGTCCAATGGGCAAGGGTGCTTGAACAGACTTGGCAGGAGAGTGAACCGCTTTTACCGGGACAATTCATCGAGATAAAATATGAGGACTTTGCGGCCGCTGCCTTTGATACCATAACCGCCATGCTCGACAAGTGCGGTCTGGGCTACTGCCGAACGGTTAAACGCTATATTGACCGTATCGGCAATGTCCGCAATATGAATACCAAATACCGGCAGACCCTTACCCCGGCAGAATTGGAGGCCGTGGAACAGGCTGTGAACGAGACGGCTGAAAGGGCCGGGTATCTGTTTTGA
- a CDS encoding sulfotransferase domain-containing protein: MKVTIETLGRVNLPDFFIVGAPKSGTTSLHYYLQGHPQIFMPDKKESWFFSFMNNRPAFNSPDKFPGIIDTIDGYAQLYRAAAPDQQCGDASPSYLYTHETCIANFRRVYQATEQYKRLKFIISLRNPIDRAWSQYWTFNRTNSDTAPFLDAVHPDTIKKRLGDNWQPFYDYIGFGMYHDQIKAYQDEFGKERVKIFLFDDLKKDAGKICKEIFLFLGVDPDYTPDTNQIYNPSGKPKSEFLKDFLISPNFLKSALKKIIPRPKRQQLKHMAAGKLLNKVEMPRTAREMLKRQFEPEIHRLSGLLDRDLGHWLV, translated from the coding sequence ATGAAAGTCACCATAGAGACCTTGGGCCGTGTCAATCTTCCTGACTTTTTTATTGTGGGCGCGCCTAAAAGCGGGACAACATCATTGCACTATTATCTTCAGGGCCATCCGCAAATTTTCATGCCGGATAAAAAAGAGTCCTGGTTTTTCAGCTTTATGAACAACCGGCCCGCTTTTAACAGCCCGGACAAGTTTCCCGGAATAATAGACACGATTGATGGATACGCACAATTATACCGGGCGGCAGCCCCTGATCAACAATGCGGCGATGCATCGCCCTCATATCTCTATACCCATGAAACATGCATTGCGAATTTTCGGCGTGTTTATCAGGCTACAGAACAATATAAGCGGCTTAAATTTATCATCAGCCTTCGTAATCCCATTGACCGGGCATGGTCCCAGTACTGGACATTCAACAGAACCAATTCCGACACGGCGCCATTCCTGGATGCAGTTCACCCCGACACGATCAAAAAAAGGCTCGGTGACAACTGGCAGCCGTTTTATGATTATATCGGGTTCGGGATGTACCATGATCAAATTAAAGCCTATCAAGATGAATTCGGCAAAGAAAGGGTTAAGATATTCCTGTTTGATGACCTGAAAAAAGACGCAGGGAAAATCTGCAAAGAGATCTTCCTGTTTTTAGGTGTTGACCCGGATTATACACCGGATACAAATCAGATTTATAATCCTTCTGGAAAACCGAAAAGTGAGTTTTTAAAAGATTTTCTTATATCCCCGAATTTTTTGAAAAGCGCGCTGAAAAAAATAATTCCCAGGCCAAAACGGCAGCAGCTAAAGCACATGGCCGCCGGAAAATTGCTGAATAAAGTGGAAATGCCCAGGACCGCACGGGAGATGCTCAAACGACAATTTGAGCCCGAGATACACAGATTATCAGGTTTACTGGACCGGGATCTTGGACACTGGCTGGTTTAA
- a CDS encoding GNAT family N-acetyltransferase encodes MVDGISKEAKITEIPLTLRPFHENDLPGLCDLYARVWGTRLDDAYWRWKYITPPFKTLANVVEAPDGEIVAFTGIWVRRIRGKGEIYSSYQVVDVMADPEYRGGVAFGWIMDIIIDLMVKQKVILYGFTNDVSQVFFRKKLGKYILLDIDRPLMSLILNPGKLIPAPEKIRAAAGFVTKGIINARRAFVSTTGISVEQTNKVPDGIEQLWNTVKDDYPFRLIPDPDYLRWRFQSARDDYQIWVARENNRLAGYLVTSLKKRNDKIKGYLVDWIFPFDAPHIFKVLMKPALHWFLQNDTNVVETLLINDQDPVLNVLTSFFFIRGRRSKTFLLGCADPAMYQMDNISPRDLFIGRGDSDFSTLYSS; translated from the coding sequence ATGGTTGATGGCATCTCAAAAGAGGCAAAAATTACAGAAATTCCTTTAACCCTAAGACCCTTTCACGAAAACGACCTGCCGGGGCTTTGCGATCTGTATGCGCGGGTTTGGGGAACGCGATTGGATGATGCCTACTGGCGCTGGAAATATATTACGCCGCCTTTTAAGACCCTGGCAAATGTGGTGGAAGCACCGGATGGGGAAATTGTCGCATTCACCGGGATCTGGGTGCGACGCATACGGGGGAAGGGTGAAATATATTCTTCGTATCAAGTGGTTGATGTGATGGCAGATCCAGAATACCGGGGCGGAGTTGCCTTTGGGTGGATCATGGACATTATAATAGATTTGATGGTTAAGCAGAAAGTTATCTTATACGGGTTTACCAATGATGTTTCCCAGGTCTTTTTTAGAAAAAAATTGGGAAAATATATATTGCTTGATATCGACAGGCCATTGATGTCGCTTATCCTCAATCCGGGAAAATTGATACCGGCCCCTGAAAAGATCAGGGCTGCCGCAGGTTTTGTGACCAAGGGGATTATCAACGCGCGTAGGGCGTTTGTCTCGACAACCGGCATATCGGTTGAGCAGACAAACAAGGTCCCCGATGGGATTGAACAATTGTGGAATACCGTCAAGGATGACTATCCATTTCGCCTGATTCCCGACCCGGATTATTTACGATGGCGTTTTCAAAGCGCCCGGGATGATTATCAGATCTGGGTGGCCAGGGAAAACAACCGTTTGGCAGGCTATCTGGTGACAAGTTTAAAAAAACGAAATGATAAGATAAAAGGCTATCTGGTGGACTGGATCTTCCCCTTTGACGCGCCGCATATTTTTAAGGTCCTCATGAAACCGGCATTGCATTGGTTTTTGCAAAATGACACCAATGTCGTGGAAACTTTATTGATCAATGATCAAGATCCGGTATTAAACGTGTTGACATCATTTTTCTTTATTAGAGGTCGCCGCAGCAAAACGTTTCTTTTGGGATGTGCTGATCCTGCCATGTATCAAATGGACAATATATCGCCCCGGGATCTTTTCATCGGCCGGGGCGATTCAGATTTTTCAACCCTTTACTCCAGTTAA
- a CDS encoding glycosyltransferase — translation MHKIRILHLAPHMNFGGAEIMISNLVKHTDRKKFEPMVATWLGGELAGDLEKEGITLFQVPARPKPLRWWALRRLIRQEKIDILHTHLFTAGFYGRLAAMGNGRVRVIRTHHGMTFKKKAIKRIAFELLLYPLSACHTAVSQSVIRHLHDTLAWKPAKMRLIQNGIDVERFCTQRNTFHEPPTIVAAGRLSREKGFDVLITALHLLAGKQRMFKCLIAGDGPERASLSALRDNLGLIDQVVFLGYVREIAPFMKNGDLLVLPSRHEGLPLSLLEAMASGLPVIASAVGGIPDLLTPDKGWVVPPANSEVLADTIDTVLADPGRALKTAQKGRREVLKAYDIKKSVTQYEDLYLALFQKSGAVDPAQGGLGE, via the coding sequence ATGCATAAAATACGCATTCTCCATCTGGCGCCCCATATGAATTTCGGGGGTGCCGAAATCATGATCTCTAATCTGGTTAAACATACGGATAGAAAAAAATTTGAACCCATGGTTGCCACCTGGCTGGGCGGTGAGCTGGCAGGCGATCTTGAAAAAGAGGGCATTACCCTATTTCAGGTCCCGGCCCGGCCTAAGCCGCTACGGTGGTGGGCCCTTCGGCGGTTGATCCGTCAGGAGAAGATAGACATCCTGCATACCCATCTGTTTACCGCCGGGTTCTACGGGCGACTGGCAGCCATGGGCAACGGGCGGGTGAGGGTGATCCGGACCCACCATGGCATGACATTTAAAAAAAAAGCCATCAAGCGGATTGCTTTTGAACTATTGTTATATCCGTTAAGCGCTTGTCATACGGCCGTATCCCAAAGCGTGATACGTCATTTACATGATACCTTGGCATGGAAACCGGCCAAGATGCGTTTGATCCAAAACGGCATTGATGTGGAACGGTTCTGCACCCAACGGAACACCTTTCATGAGCCGCCGACCATTGTGGCCGCAGGCCGGTTGTCCAGGGAAAAAGGATTTGATGTTCTGATAACGGCGTTGCACCTGCTGGCCGGAAAACAACGGATGTTCAAATGTCTGATTGCCGGAGACGGGCCGGAAAGAGCATCGCTTTCAGCACTTAGGGACAATCTGGGGCTCATTGATCAGGTTGTGTTTTTGGGCTATGTCCGGGAGATCGCCCCGTTCATGAAAAACGGGGACCTTTTGGTGCTTCCATCCCGTCATGAGGGCCTGCCGCTCAGCCTGCTGGAAGCCATGGCATCGGGCTTGCCGGTTATTGCAAGTGCTGTGGGCGGGATACCCGATCTGCTGACCCCGGACAAAGGATGGGTGGTGCCGCCGGCAAATTCCGAAGTCCTGGCCGACACCATTGACACCGTGCTTGCTGATCCGGGCCGGGCGTTGAAAACGGCACAAAAGGGCCGCAGGGAAGTGTTAAAAGCCTACGATATTAAGAAGAGTGTAACCCAGTACGAAGATTTATACCTGGCGTTGTTTCAGAAATCGGGTGCGGTTGATCCGGCCCAAGGGGGCCTCGGGGAATGA